The genomic interval CGCAATCTTTCACCACTTTATCCCAATAACTAAGCTCTTCCTCGTTTTTCACACGAATCGCCAAATGATGGATACTACCTCGACCTGGCTTTTCACTCGGCCCCACCTGCTGCTTTACTACAATTTCACCAAATGCTTGACCCGCAACGGACTGATAGATTGCCTCATTTTCTGAACGAGCCGCTTCTATATAGCCAAACATATCCTTTAAAGTTCTAGCCGTTCGATTCAAATAACGCACTGTTATTTCCACAGTCCCCATCCCTAAAATACGATGCTTTTGCTCTACGCTGGAGCCTTCCCAAGGTGCCCAGTATTCTGGTATTTCTTCGCCATTATTATTCAGTAAAATAAGGCGCAGCCCTTCCGAATCCTCAAATGGAAATGCTGCACGGCCTGCATATGTTGTGATTTCACCGTGCTTGACGTCGAAGTGCTCAAAGCGTTTTTTCCAATATTCCAGACTTTCCAATGATGGTACAAGTAGGCCAATTTGTGTAATAGCATTTGTTCCACGAATCGTTCTTCCAGCCATCGGCATTTCAAAAAAGGATAACTCTGTCCCCGCACTTCCCGTTAAATCTCCGTAAAATAAGTGATACATAGAAGGATCATCTTGGTTGACGGTCTTTTTAACTCGCCGCAAACCTAACACTTGTTGATAAAATTCATTATTGATTTGAGCGTTTTTTGTAATCATCGAAATATGATGATGTCCAGGAATTGTATACATAGTAATTCCTCCTTACTTTTAACTTGATTAATCAAGTGATGGTGTAAAAATTACTCAGGTGGTAATTCTTTTTTTGGCTGTGCTTATGTACACGAGCCATCAACGTGTACAATGTTTTCATTTCTTCCTCATTTAAAACATCATCAAAAACTTAATCGAATAAATAACCAATGTTCCTTCATTTTTATTCAGCTGGTCTCGGACCAGTTTCTAACCCAGAGTTTTC from Peribacillus asahii carries:
- a CDS encoding ring-cleaving dioxygenase; the protein is MYTIPGHHHISMITKNAQINNEFYQQVLGLRRVKKTVNQDDPSMYHLFYGDLTGSAGTELSFFEMPMAGRTIRGTNAITQIGLLVPSLESLEYWKKRFEHFDVKHGEITTYAGRAAFPFEDSEGLRLILLNNNGEEIPEYWAPWEGSSVEQKHRILGMGTVEITVRYLNRTARTLKDMFGYIEAARSENEAIYQSVAGQAFGEIVVKQQVGPSEKPGRGSIHHLAIRVKNEEELSYWDKVVKDCGFQSTGVVDRFYFQSLYFRDSNGILFEIATDGPGFTADSTVEELGGKLDLPPFLEARRAEIEAKLKPLD